In Chaetodon trifascialis isolate fChaTrf1 chromosome 8, fChaTrf1.hap1, whole genome shotgun sequence, the DNA window TCTCTGAATGGCTGACAAGCATACATCAGGAGACGTAAGGAATGGCTTCAATGGTTCTTTATTGGAGCCTGATGTTTACACTGCCAATGACTGCGACAAAGACGCACCAGAAGACCAAAACCTGTGGCCCAGGTGAGACTGCCTAAGGTTTAGATCAGATGAAGAATACCATGCTGAGATTTCCTTAATGTGCTGTCTCTATCTGTTGTTTCTATTAAGACTCTTCTGTTGTATTAATACGTGTGCGTTTTAAGAGTGTGTGTCACCAGGCTGCCTTCATGTCTTTACAGTGTACACTGCGTTGTAAATAATTTCTTAAAATGCTTGCTTTGCTGGAACAGTATTTTTAAATAGTGATGCTCGCGTCTCAGCTCTGGGTAGTGgtagcagtcagtcagtcggcccactgctttggtccagactggaaagtctcaacaactattggatggattgtcatgaaattttgTATAAACATTCATGGCTTTTCTTTACctgtagcgccaccagcaggctgactttttttaattgaaatgtcTTGATTAAATTTTGTACAAATATTATTCATGACCCCCAGAGGATCAGCTGTAATACCTTGTGTTCTCTTAACATACAGTGCCATCAACTGGTCAAATTTATGAAAAActaaagacattcccatcagcctcagctgtactgtcAATAGTTGTAATGAACAAATATTACCTAAACTAAGAGGGTGAAAGAGATAACATCTCTGTTAAACATCTGCATGCTAGCATTATCACTTTGACCGTGTTAGCACACTGGTGTTAGCATtaagctcaaagcactgctgtgctaAATTACAGGCTTAGCACTGTCTTATTAAATGTTGGTAATATTGACCTGGCTTGCAACCCTCAGGGTGTGTGTTTACCCTGTTGTTTAATTACAGTTGATCATGGTTCGATCCATGTGATTAAGTGCAAACACTTTCCCATCATTCCTGTAGACCTCTGGCTCGAAAATGGATCCTGACACTGTTTGTGGGCACCTGCCTGCTCTACTGTGCCCGGATGGCCATGCCAATCTGCATAGTGTCACTGGCCAGACACTTCCTGTGGAGTAAGGTGGACTGTGCGCTGGTTCTGGGTGGATTCTTCTGGGGTTATTGTTTCACACAGATCCTGGGAGGGCATGCCAGTGACAGGTAAGCAACTCAGCGGGTAAAACGGCACAGCATGACGTGACGTGCCTCTATTTAAACAATGTGCAAATTCACTTCATGTAATATTTATTCTTCACTTTATCCGTAATCTTTGCCATCAGAGTGGGAGGAGAGCGTGTGCTGTTAATCTCTGCAGCGTCCTGGGCTCTGATCACGGCTGGTACTCCTGTTCTGGCCCATCTAGGCTCTTACACCCTCGCTCTCATGACTATTGCCAGGTTCCTCATGGGACTGCTGCAGGGTGAGCACTGCACCAGTTACAGCATTGAAATAAGGACTTCAAGGAGtagctcaacattttgggatATACAAGTGTTAACTTCCTTGtcaagagtttgatgagaagatcgacACCCCTATCAGGTCCCTACACAAATTATGAAACTACAACCAGCTAAccagttatcttagcttagcatacagaaTGGAAACACAGGAGAATTTCTATCCAGGCTCCACCTGCCAGGCTAGCCGTTCACTCCccttcagtctttatgctaagataagctaattagctgctggCTTTACATTTCCTGTGCTGagcagacatgaaagtggtattGACCATTTCATCAGACGCTTGAGTGAATTACCACATTTTCCAACATGtggaactattcctttaaaagctCCGGCGCTGCAAGAAATATGAATGAGTTGAATCACCAACTGTCCAAGCTCACATGTTACTTATGTCATAATGTCTCATAGGTGTTTTTTTCCCGTCTTTGGCCAGCCTTTGCTCACAACGAGTAttggaaggagagagagggtttTTAATGAGCACCATGCACAGCGGTACCCATCTTgggtatgctaagctaacacacatacacacacacacaccaatccgCCTATAAACACATCAGCTATTTGGTGACACCttttttgctgttgctgtttcagAACGCTGCTAGCAGGTGGGATGGGGTCCCTGATGCTGGACTGGTATGGCTGGGAAAGCGTGTTCTATGCTACTGGTTTTCTGTCTGGACTGTGGGCATTCATTGTGTGGCAGTGTCTCTTAAAAGGTATTGTAACTAAACTGGACAGTCATGTACCCCTGAATAATAAACTGATCATTGGTCATCACTTTGCTGTCCTATATGGCTTGGGCCTCGAGTATGAAGACGGCTAAATGagccttcctctgtctctttgtggaCACCAGCGTtagtcagtccaccactttgctccagactgaaatatcttgacaactCCTTGATTGATTTCTATGATATTTTGTGTAGACATTAATGGTTCCTTGACGATGAATCCTGATAAAGGTGATCatctgacttttcctgtagcgccaccatgaggttgacatttgtggttttcacatagactgtataaaacatggacgtagTCTCCATGATGgcacccacaggtttctgaagagccactgtAAAGCTCAGTGAGCTGAGGCTGCATAGAggaagcctggttgctgaaaccaaTCAGCTAACTGTCACTCAGTACTCAACACTCAATGCAGCCATCCGAATAATTATGCATAATTTAACTCACTGAGTTATATAAACATTCGGCTGATGAACTGATTTTGAACCAggctgtaaatgtgtttatttctgctgtaaaattgGTCATTTTAATATGGAAGTCTATGGGGATTAACTCGCTTTTGCAGCCAGCATGAAGTGGCCATTCGAGTTACACTTCTgcgttggcttcatttttcagatcCAGAGGTTGACACTTGAgctttcagtgaaatgtctgaAATTGAGGGATTGTCATGACACCCCTTCACGCCCCTCTCAGGATGAACTTTGATGACCTCTTAACTGTCCACATAGAGCCATCGTCAcgtcaaaattttaatttggcCAACTCAGCAAACATTAGCAAGATGACAATTAGCATGGCGTAGACTCTCAACCTATTTGCAGTCTTGTGTTTTTGAGCGATAAACAGTGTCACAGTAAGTCTTAGAGTacacagcagtaaaacataACATGcaatgtgtgtttcaggtgaagtTGCCCCGAAGCAGATGGGTTTGAGGAATGACACACACAAGAGTTTGTCATTGACACTCTGGCTGAGGCTTTTTAAGAAGCCACCTGTCTGGTACATGTTCTTTAATCCGTCAGCGTTCATCCACACATGCCTGCTTGAGTTTTCAGCCTCATCccgtctctccgtctgtctttGTCGTCGACTCTCTCAGGGCCATGGTGTTCGCTCACATGTGCGCATGCAGTACTTCCTACACTTTATTGTCATGGTTGCCGATGTACTTCAAAGAATCGTTTCCACATGCCAAGGTATTTGTTTTctctacagtatgttttttttagccTGTAAGCTCGCTGAACTTGTCCCCTCATTTGTTCCACGTCGACACCACAGGACGAACAGGTTAATGTTGCTGTTGTCTTCTGTTGCAGGGATGGGTGTATAACGTAATTCCATGGCTTGCCGCAATCCCATCAGCACTTGGTGGAGgatattttgcagattttctcaTAAACCAAGGTATTAAACAAGAGTCATTACTTTATTTTGATATATGTTTTAACTAAGTGTACCTTTGATAAATACAAATCTTATGTTTTTTTCCATAGGATATGGTGTGTTATCTGTAAGAAAGATGATGCAGGTAAGTGTGGACAGGCTGTACGTTAAGTCAGTGCaccacagttgt includes these proteins:
- the LOC139335455 gene encoding voltage-gated purine nucleotide uniporter SLC17A9-like, translated to MADKHTSGDVRNGFNGSLLEPDVYTANDCDKDAPEDQNLWPRPLARKWILTLFVGTCLLYCARMAMPICIVSLARHFLWSKVDCALVLGGFFWGYCFTQILGGHASDRVGGERVLLISAASWALITAGTPVLAHLGSYTLALMTIARFLMGLLQGVFFPSLASLCSQRVLEGERGFLMSTMHSGTHLGTLLAGGMGSLMLDWYGWESVFYATGFLSGLWAFIVWQCLLKGEVAPKQMGLRNDTHKSLSLTLWLRLFKKPPVWAMVFAHMCACSTSYTLLSWLPMYFKESFPHAKGWVYNVIPWLAAIPSALGGGYFADFLINQGYGVLSVRKMMQFVGMGVSSVFIMLLSEAVTFPSAVSLVSAAIGASTLTSGGVSVNVQDLTPSCAGALYGFMNMLGAFMGLVMVSLSGYLIEVTLSWANVFSLITLVNAAGLGVFLIFGDARRLDVEDYTRVVVI